gtttactaatGAACTTGTTGGGTTTATTCAGTAGACACACATGCCTATCATCTtactatgtaattatttttatcagtatCTAGGCAAGGAGATTATGCTATATTTTATCCTCCTACGAATAGTGGTTATTGCTAAgagtctttaaaaagtaatagttGTTGACAGTTGTTAGTTATTAGGGGGATCAGTTTGGGAGGTGGGGTTCCTTGGGCTTCATCTCCTGCTGTGCCTGCCTATACCTTGTTGACCGCTGTTTGAGAGTCCTTGGTTTATCAGTCAACTCCCAGTCCTTTGGGAACATAGGAACAGTAAGTTTGGACTAAGGCAGCTTCCTGCATCTTCTCTCTTGAACCAgaaacatttgaaagaaaaccCTAAACTCAGTGCCAGTTTTTCTACACTCATTGACCATCCTCACTCTCAAACATGCATCTTTAGGAAAGGCCTTTGTCTGAATTAATTAGAGCTCCGTGTTAAGAAAGCCAGAGAGAGCAATTGACTCATTTTGTTGGAAGTTTAATATTGCCCAGAGGAGGACAAAGAAACTTAACATTTGGCAAAAAAAATTCCTACCCAAAACTGACATATCAAGTTTTGGGTTGATCATAAGCAATGTAATACCTACACAAAACCAAAATGCCTATCTACTCAGGTCACTTCCTTTTATGAAATCCAACTTTATATGGATAGTGGGactataattttattctattcatttggagtattttaagaaaactattaGGTACGGGGTATCTGAGACATTGTGCTCAATGCAAACTGTTCTCAAAAGGTATCATTTCCATTGAATtccaaataaagagaaatggTTTTATAAATGTGACTGTTGTTCTAATTAGCTAAGTGGTAATTCACTGaattttaccataatttaaaCTTTACAACAATAATGCTTAATAAACACAGGTTTTTGTACAAGAAGGTTAGGAATTTCCAGGTTTCCTCTTCAATAGGAAAGGTCTTATTTAATAAACTATCTTGAAGATAAAGTGTCTCCATACAGTGGTCTTTAGTGTAAACgccaagaaaataaatgagctattgGTCATGTGGTGATCTCTTATAACAACTTTATTTCTGTGAGGGCAGTTGATGGCAGTTTTCCCTGAGAGATACAAGTGAAGCAGCTTGACTGACTAATATTACTGGCTTATTAACAGGGATTTTGGCTTGCAGTAGTCTGGTTAGTTGaaactgaaggggaaaaaattgaTGAACTCTGAATGGCACttatgttaaatgtattttttttctgcattattaTTGGGTTTTTAggaagtctttgtttttgtttttttgagagggaggggagaggtagaagaagaggacagagaatctcaaacaggctctcTGTGCCCACTGTGGAGCCAGACGTGGGCCTGAAtatcacaaccatgagatcatgacttgagccaaaatcaagggtcagatgattaaccagctaagccacccaggcaccccaaaaactCTCTTAAAGTAATTGTATTCGTTGATATTCATATCTGATTCCTACTTGAGTGACATCATGGCATCAATTAGGTTCTTctggttaaaattttttaagctctcaagaaaatataaaatcatggtGACAATTTTAATGATGGTAAAAGAAGTTTTGCACTCATTCTTAGTAATATTATCAgttctattttcttaaatagaaTAGACAGTTCTATGTCTGTTACAGcagttctttttaaatgaaattatatgaagaCACATTTCAATTGGTTGAACCTGATTGCTAACCTTTACCTAATGTTAGgaacaccacattttctttttaaagtaaggcACTGGATTATGACTTCCAAAGTAACCTGCAGATTTAGTTGGAGGTTGTATTCATGCATtgagttaattttatattaatatttagacCTAGTCACCTACCCATTGGTAAGAAAACTGAATCTTCAAAAAGTAAGTTACTTGAGAACCAGGTGATACTGAGTCTTCTTTTAGACAGGGATCTTTATTATAAGACATGTTAAACTGGCTTCCAATGAATTGTATCTTACTATATTATATTCAGAGATAATAGGTCTTTCAGACTACATTTCTTCCAAAGAAATAGTATtaaaggaaatgaacaaaatgaacaaatgatgtaataaaagaaaaacaaaaaggcagttATAACAGAGGTAAGGGTGAAAACACCCATTTGGATCATCTAGTCAGGATCATAGCCTTTCTTTTGGCTACAATTCTATGTGACATATTTCTCATAATCATATGCAGTGTTCTGAAACCTTAGTAACATATAGGATCCTTTTAGTGGTTCTCCAGagtttatataaaacatatatatttaaagaggtGTGTTCATGTAagcttttattcattcagaatGCCGAAGGAGATCTGGAAAATTCAAACTCATTAAATGAAAGAGTATGTCCATTTAGTGAATTGCTCACAGTGTATGTTTTACTGACGGCTACAGCATTGGTCCTTCGGATTCATCACACCTTCACCACTTTTTCTGCCCTGTGTCGTGTGTTGATTCAGGTCTCCCTTTTTTCGTTTTTCTGTTAAAAAGAATATGATGCCAAACTTGAGTCACTTGGCCTTACATAGATGTATATTAAATCTGTCTGAACAATTAAAATAGTACcgcctgggacacctgggtggctcagcagttgagcgtctgcctttggctcagagcatgatcttggagtcccgggatccagtccctcatcgggcttcctgcatggagcctgcttctccctctgcctgtgtctctgcctctctctctctctgtgtttctcatgaataagtaaataaaatctttaaaaaataaaataaaatagtaccaCCTCTGTTACATCACTCATCAACAAAAATGCAAACTGGTTATTGGAATTATGTAGTACTAGGATGCTCTTCTCGGCTATAGATTTCAGGCTCTAGAATCAGATTGCTGGAATTTGAAACCTGTTTCTACCATTTCCTAGGTGTGTCATTTTGGGCCAATTGCCCTTAGTGTCTCTGTCACTGTGTATCTCATATACTACCTTATACGCTTATTATGTGAGAATGAAATGACCTAATGCATATGAAACACTTTAAAATgggcccagcacatagtaagtacttgTGTTAGAAGCTGTATGTGTACATCATCTAATAAGTAGTAAATCTGGTTGAATTACAATGTATGTGTGTTTTCAGGttgttaaaatgaaaagacaaagttAAAAGTTATTATTGGGAACTTGCAAATGCCTAATATTATAGACTGTAGAGACTATATaaaccaggggtcagcaaactatggccagCCATCATttggttttgtaaataaaattttattagaacatagccatatccattcatttatgtctTGCCTAGGGCTATTTTCACCTTACAGTGGCTAAAGTTGAGTGGTTATGACAGAGACCTAATGgactgcaaagcctaaaatgtttactatctggccctttacagaaaagtgTGCCTACCCCTGCCTCTGTAGTTCAGAATATTTTGATCCCTAGGTGCTTCTAGAACTCAGAAATGATGAATCACAATTTTTATAATGAAGATACATATTTGAATTACCTATAaggtttaaaattaaaatcagaattttggaTTCTCCATCACCAACTGATTTAGACTCTTTGGGAGTTGGGTTTGGAAAAGGCCAGTATGATTTATAAAAGTTCCTAAGGAATGCTTAATGTTTATCCTAACTGACAAGTGGATAATTTTCTCACTGGTAACATAATTcagaggtttttatttgtttcttttaaaagaaaaaaaaaaaaaaaagccaagaaactGTCTCAGAAGGAATTGTAAGAAAAATGAAGGGCCATTTTAGACCTGTGAGGCTCCAGTGTGAATAAGAACATAGTTTCTGCTTGACTGAGTTATGAAATTAGTGTGGCCTAACTATATGCCTAGTATCTGgttaagctctttaaaaaaaaaaaaaaacatatattacaAATCTTGAAAGTACCTGTCAGTCTTTCCATCTCTCTTGCCTATTGTGGTAGTGACTGGGTAGAGCATGTGGTGAGTAAAGAATTATACAGCTTCCTTCTTCACTTAGAAGTCAGTTAGGAGGAGGGGATGGTTGGAAGAAGGATTGAGAAAGTCTTCTCTATATCTGTTCTAGGAGAACTGTAGAGCAAGAGCAGGAGTAGACTAATGAAAAGTGACTTAAGCAGAAACAACTTTCCCATAATTACacagtaaaaatatgaaattactgGGATATTTCATTGCTAATATAGTTACTGTACCTTGAAGTAATTCCTATGTTTAATAAAAGAACTTATACAAgaaaaaggaacttaaaaatgAGTCAAAATATTTGATACTATAATATCTTGAatagaaaaatcacttttaaacaTGCTTTATAATAACTTAATTTTAGACTTAGCATGAATTATCTGCTGTAATAAACTGGGTTAAtacagttattttctttaatttttttttctttctttaaaatgtaggcATTTCAGTCGAACCATGGAAGAACTGGTTCATGATCTTGTCTCCGCGTTGGAAGAGAGCTCAGAGCAAGCTCGAGGTGGATTTGCTGAAACAGGCGATCATTCTCGAAGTATGTCTTGTCCTCTGAAACGCCAagcaaggaaaaggagagggagaaaacgAAGGTCGTATAATGTTCATCACCCATGGGAGCCTGGCCACTGCTTAAGTGAAGGCTCTGATTCTAGTTTAGAAGAACCAAGCAAGGACTATAGAGAGaatcacaataataataaaaaagatcataGTGACTCTGATGACCAAATGTTAGTGGCTAAACGCAGGCCATCATCAAACTTAAATAATAATGTACGAGGAAAAAGACCTCTATGGCACGAATCAGATTTTGCCGTGGACAACCTTGGGAACAGAACTCTGCGCAGAAGGAGAAAGGTCAAACGCATGGCAGTGGACCTCCCACAGGACATCTGTAACAAACGGACAATGACCCAGCCCCTTGAAGGTTGTAGAGACCAGGACATGGACAATGACAGAGCTTACCAATATCAAGAGTTTACCAAGAACAAagtcaaaaaaaggaaattgaaaataattagaCAAGGGCCAAAAATCCAAGATGAAGGAGTAGTTTTAGAAAGTGAGGAAGTAAGCCAGACCAGTAAGGACAAAATGGACTATGAAGAGCAAAAAGTCTCAGATGAACTCATGAGTGAAAGGTGACTTTTATATTCTCtaagtataaaaatatgtgtCTCCATTGTTTGTGCTTGaatgtgttttgtattttaattaattctattttaacataattataaattataataataaaatatagcaatAGTGATATTACTGTTTTAACCATGGTTATATTTCCTTATAATTTACAATGTTTAGCACAAAACAAAATTGCTTCTTTGATTTACACAACATCTTTTGATTGTGTTATAAAGACTTAATATTCAGctataaagagaaaaggaaatagtttTTCAGTGGGAAAGAATGTGCTTTTGAATAACAGCACATTTGTAACTCTTGGAATtggatttataattatttatttgtttaattatagAGCTTTAGCCTTTGGTGCTTTTTAGGGTCACAATTCATCAGTTTATATTGATACCTGAGAATCAAATGTTCATACCATTTCAATATGTATGGCTTGGTATTTTAAGAAGTCTCTAGATTGCTGAGAAATCTGATCATTTATGAATTGTAAAACCTAATTTATAGTCTAGAAACACTTGATCTTGTCATtagacaaatgagaaaaacaatgatCCTTTGGCAGCTAGTCTAATCTATCTATTCTAGAAAGCAGGTATACCACAATGATAATTATTAAGTACAATTTTAACAGCGTCAGAGGTaagtgatcatttttcttttacacaGAACTAATGCTACtgcaagaaatgagaaaatgttgaCTTTGTTCATCCTTATAGGCATGTTCTTAAAACCAAACACAGAACTatgatccagaaaaaaaaaatccttgctgaCAAAGagtatttgattttgatttgtaagATTGGCATTATTTTAATCATGTAGGTTATGAACCAtggattttatatgtatatatttaataatatatacagttatatatatatatatatatatatatatatatgtttgcttATAGATATGATTAGAAACATGAATAGGACCTGATAAAAGTTTATAGGATGGGCCCTTTATCAGTGATGGTTTgctatttatgtaattttttggaagaagtaaaaattgctcaaaataaaatgtttcaggaAAGCTTTGAAAATTTTATGATATCTGCATTTCTTCCAAAAAAGTTGGCATTTTTATACCAGAATGAAAATTACTTTTATGGTAATTGGGCCAATATGACTGGGGACCACCTAGCTTGACTTGAAAGTGATTATTTTGCTCAGTCACTGGGAGGGAGAATATGTGGCAATGGAGATAGTATTCATTTCTGGATTATTTACAGATTACTTGCCTTTTGGATTGATCCTCCAagcctttcttttattgatatcTGCCTTGTATTGACAGACATCTACCCTGGAAGAAAAATGAGATGAAACTCTCATTTCTCTTCATTGTAAAAAATATCTGAGTATCTATTAGATATGATCAGGCTACCCAGCAGTCAACAGCCCAGGTACAAATTTTCAAAGAGGATGTTTTCactccagaatatttttttaatatttttcttttattagtcttttttttttaaagatttatttattttaaagagagtgcactttggggggggggtgcatgacagaaggagaaagagagagagagaatcacaagccaaccccatgctgagcgtggagcccgaagCAGgtctcagtctcaccaccctgagctcatgacctgaacctttgaaactaagagtcagacactaaacagaccgcaccacctaggtgccccttctttcttttaaaacttagcTATGTAACTATTTTTATTGTTACCTAGGACTTAGATGcatgtttcctcctctgtgggATGATTACTAAAGACGGACCCTGTTTCCTACAGCCCGGTTGTTTAGAATAGCAGATAAGCAAACGATGAAAATGAAGTATGCTGGGCAGAAAGTACTGGTAAAGGAGAATTTCCTAAAGGAGCTGAGGTTTAAGTATTGTTCAGATGTTGAAGGGAAATGGCATTCCTGGGTAGAGGAACAGCTTATGCAAAGGTGTGAATTGTGAAGCAAAGTGAACATATCTGGGAAAATTGCATATAATTGATTATTACTAGAACAAAGTGGCGTTGAGCCTATGGCAGTGTGTCTTGAAGATCTTGTGTACTATGGTAGTTTGGATTTCATCATATAAATAAAGGGAAGCCAGTGAAGACTTTTTAATAGTGAAGAAACTCAATtagatttacattttcttgagtTACTTTTATAGCACAgtaatgttggtttttttttggttttgaccGACCTCCAGTTCATCCTTAAGGGAGGGGCAAATTGTGGCAGTGATAGTAGAAGGGAAAACAATAGGAGAGCCATTTTAAGAGTTGGAATCAATGGAGAGTTGACTGTATTTGGGAGGATGAATGAGAAATAGGACTCTCAGTGTGTTGGTgtcaagaataaaaaatacaggaaatgaaCAGATTGGGGCAGAGGATTGGGATTAGTGTACAAACATTAATTTGACAACCATTGTGGAATATATTCTCCAAATACTGTGCTATAAAagtcatgctaaaaaaaaaaaaaaatgtgggaagaCTTGTCCTTGGAGATAAGCCATAATGGCTGTCAGATGCCAAAAATGAAAAGACTTGCTTCCATATATAAGTTCTTGTTCTGATTTATTGAACATGCTAACAACTACATGATGTACTTGGAGCAACTAGCTAGATGTCAATGAGGTGAAATATAAATAAGGAGACATGTTGTTTAAAACACACGTGAAAAGATGCCAAATGAAGATAAGGATCATTAGGGACTAAGCTGCTCTTGGAAGGGGAAGTttgatttccttctctctttaaaaagaataaataagataaagacagagaggcaaacaAACCTtaagactcttaaatataggaGGGttgcaaactgagggttgctggaggtgaAGTGGGTAGGGGgctggggtaattgggtgatggacattaaggagggcacttgatgtgatgagcactgggtgttatatgcaactgatgaatcactaaattctaaccctaaaactaagaatatgctatatgttaactaatttaaatttaaataaaatcttaaggaaaaaaaaaagtacgcaggcagagagaggaaagagaaaattgggATACCACTTGGAGAAAGAACATAAGCCAGAAATAGAGATGGGAAGAATTTAGGTAGGTCTCATCCATTACAGAGCCTTGAAATCTATATTTAATCCAACAAGTTTGGGgaagtaattttagatttttaatagaaaatactttattattttatttattttatatatgtatatatgcatagatATAAACATGTAtgttttataaactttttcttttagaaCACTTTTGGATTTATAGAAAATTGTAAAGATAGTACAGAGATTTTCTGTATATCCTGTTCCCATATATCTGtacccagtttcccctattattaatatCATACATTACTGTGATGTACTAGTCTGAATGAATAAGCAAGCCAATGTTGACACGTTATTAACAAAAGTCAGTACTTGTTtagaatttccttgtttttttgttttttttttatgttctttttctcttccaggatcccatccaggatatcATAATATTTTTGGCCagcaaattatatttataaaagatgaGCTTGGCTGTATGTAGAATATTAAAAGAAGTGAATCTGAACTCAGAAATTAGAAGACCATTGTATCCcgcccccctccaaaaaaaaaaaaaaaaaaaaaaagagcacatagTTTCACAGTTTCACAATcctttttctgtaaatctgaatTCTGAAAGCTGTGAAAAGCTAATTCATTGGTGGCCAGACCTAGCTTGACCTGGATTTAATGtggatattcattcatttatttgaaaaaccaTATTAATAGGTTTGATACTGGCACACTACCCTAGACCCCTTTTAGGCATTTTAGAACATATCTTTCCAGACTTTGAAAAATTGtgaatttcaaatacattttgcCTCAAGGATTTCAGAAAAAGAATTGTGACTCAGGGTATGTAGGATAAGGCCCTGTGTTAGGGTTGTGTTGATGCAGGCAGACAGGAAAGCACTAATCAgtcactgaagagaaaaaaagtcaatagTAGTTTACCCAGCTAGATagcaaaaaaaatgaagtttccgAAGTCTTTTTAATACTCAGACATCTCTGTGCCTAAGAGAACGTGCATGTTTGTAAATAAGCAGTTATGAGTGTGATTGTCTAAGAAAgtattcctttctttcattaacaCTTGTGCAGTATAGGGAGTTTCATACATTCTCCtaatatgaagaaaattaaagaaaatggtaCTTAGAGTTCTTTGGGAAAATGAACCACTTAATAAAtccttatgctttttattttttaaaaatcaaataattgaaATGATATCGTATATTCAGATAACAGGGATTTAGATCTCATCTATACTTTTAATCCTAAACTCtcaatttaaatcttttaaaacagattaatttaaaaaaaacagatcagTTTTGTTAAGTATGTCAGGTTATAGGGCTGTACACGTTAATGGGAAAGTATGACAAAATTCACAGGGGCAATTTCCTGATTGgttaaaattaagaattacaggaagaaaagagtatatgagaatttttaaagaacattatcAATTTTGTTTAGAGGCCAAACCTCTTGTTACATGATCTTGTTTTTGCATCTTTTAACTAACTAGATTAAGTATTGCTTCTCTTAGAACTAGTACTGACAGTTTATGTCAGTTGAATATCTACTGTTTAATTTGTATATGAAATTTGACTTTGTATCATACTCGAACTTCTTTGGAAGTATGGAGAACCTGTTATTTTTTAGACCTCCTCCTTAATATTGGCAGTATTCCATATTTTGCTCGGTGATTACTCAGAGAGATTTTAACGTTGATTTAATGGGTTGTTACCATTGtaaacttttttcttccttgccaaGTAATAGAGTTGTTATGAATTCTTAAGTAATGTCTTTTTccagaatatttgcaaatgtggTCATGAGAAGTAATTTCATCCTGGGCCCTTGCATTTCATGTGCTGAAGAAAGGCTGAGCCTGCCTTTGATTGAGACTTTGCCCATTTTATTGAGAGTGGTGTTCCGCACTCAGGCTGAATTGCATGACATAAGAAAGGAGCAGTGAGCATTCAATGAAAGCAGATAATAAAATGCATCAATTGTGTCAGCACCTCGTCGCAGTCACATCTGGCTTACTGTCAGGGTCCCATTAGATTCCTGTGGTTTTATGTGCCAAAAATAATATGCTCTGTAGTTAATGGAACCAGAATATTTgcagtttgattaaaaaaaaaaaatcaacttatttTCTTTCCGATCTTTATCAGGCTTGTTTCATCTCTGAACTGCCAtgtctctttaaaattttacGACTGAGAGATCAATTGTTcttttgatctgttttttttgtttttgtttttgttttttttttttccttttcctttattgcaGTGATTCCAGCAGTCTCAGCAGCACTGATGCTGGCTTATTTACGAATGATGAGGGAAGACAAGGTACTGAAATgctatttcttttattcctttggaAAAACGTCTTCATTTTAAAGTTGTGCTTTTTACTAGTTATTTCCTAGGTTCAGGACTGCAATCCATTTACCTTACATACACCTACTCAGTGGACTGGGGTTTGGTTATTTTCTATACTATGCAGGGTACCCTGTCTTCATGACCTAAAGTAATTGATTATCTCCAAAAGCTAGTATGTGGAGCTAATAATATTAAGGAAGGATCATCTTCCTTAAGAAAGCTTTACGTACATCAGTCTTTTCAATTTTGTCTCAGCAAGTTCACAAGACACCGGTTCTGTCTCCACCTGATTCCACATGTGTTTAATACTGTGTAAGCATTAATAAAGGTGGATTTGCAAgtcatttgtcatttttattcagCCGTGACATTTATTCATCCTATCCAGTTCGTAAGTAATTAGACACTTTTCATGAGTTCAATATTGTAAACT
This DNA window, taken from Canis aureus isolate CA01 chromosome 38, VMU_Caureus_v.1.0, whole genome shotgun sequence, encodes the following:
- the GPATCH2 gene encoding G patch domain-containing protein 2 isoform X4, with protein sequence MFGAAGRQPIGAPAAGNSWHFSRTMEELVHDLVSALEESSEQARGGFAETGDHSRSMSCPLKRQARKRRGRKRRSYNVHHPWEPGHCLSEGSDSSLEEPSKDYRENHNNNKKDHSDSDDQMLVAKRRPSSNLNNNVRGKRPLWHESDFAVDNLGNRTLRRRRKVKRMAVDLPQDICNKRTMTQPLEGCRDQDMDNDRAYQYQEFTKNKVKKRKLKIIRQGPKIQDEGVVLESEEVSQTSKDKMDYEEQKVSDELMSESDSSSLSSTDAGLFTNDEGRQGDDEQSDWFYEKESGGACGITGVVPWWEKEDPTELDKNLPDPVFESILTGSFPLMSHPGRRGFQARLSRLHGMPSKTIKKSGGTTTSMVSTPGPVSNKRMVHFSPDSHHHDHWFSPGARTEHGQHQLLRDNRAERGHKKNCSVKTASRSERLFWQLHLDKAA
- the GPATCH2 gene encoding G patch domain-containing protein 2 isoform X5 produces the protein MFGAAGRQPIGAPAAGNSWHFSRTMEELVHDLVSALEESSEQARGGFAETGDHSRSMSCPLKRQARKRRGRKRRSYNVHHPWEPGHCLSEGSDSSLEEPSKDYRENHNNNKKDHSDSDDQMLVAKRRPSSNLNNNVRGKRPLWHESDFAVDNLGNRTLRRRRKVKRMAVDLPQDICNKRTMTQPLEGCRDQDMDNDRAYQYQEFTKNKVKKRKLKIIRQGPKIQDEGVVLESEEVSQTSKDKMDYEEQKVSDELMSESDSSSLSSTDAGLFTNDEGRQGDDEQSDWFYEKESGGACGITGVVPWWEKEDPTELDKNLPDPVFESILTGSFPLMSHPGRRGFQARLSRLHGMPSKTIKKSGGTTTSMATNWTSEIPL
- the GPATCH2 gene encoding G patch domain-containing protein 2 isoform X2 gives rise to the protein MFGAAGRQPIGAPAAGNSWHFSRTMEELVHDLVSALEESSEQARGGFAETGDHSRSMSCPLKRQARKRRGRKRRSYNVHHPWEPGHCLSEGSDSSLEEPSKDYRENHNNNKKDHSDSDDQMLVAKRRPSSNLNNNVRGKRPLWHESDFAVDNLGNRTLRRRRKVKRMAVDLPQDICNKRTMTQPLEGCRDQDMDNDRAYQYQEFTKNKVKKRKLKIIRQGPKIQDEGVVLESEEVSQTSKDKMDYEEQKVSDELMSESDSSSLSSTDAGLFTNDEGRQGDDEQSDWFYEKESGGACGITGVVPWWEKEDPTELDKNLPDPVFESILTGSFPLMSHPGRRGFQARLSRLHGMPSKTIKKSGGTTTSMVSTPGPVSNKRMVHFSPDSHHHDHWFSPGARTEHGQHQLLRDNRAERGHKKNCSVKTASRQTSMHLGSLCTGDIKRRRKAAPLPGPTTTDPGNFKEGP
- the GPATCH2 gene encoding G patch domain-containing protein 2 isoform X3, producing MFGAAGRQPIGAPAAGNSWHFSRTMEELVHDLVSALEESSEQARGGFAETGDHSRSMSCPLKRQARKRRGRKRRSYNVHHPWEPGHCLSEGSDSSLEEPSKDYRENHNNNKKDHSDSDDQMLVAKRRPSSNLNNNVRGKRPLWHESDFAVDNLGNRTLRRRRKVKRMAVDLPQDICNKRTMTQPLEGCRDQDMDNDRAYQYQEFTKNKVKKRKLKIIRQGPKIQDEGVVLESEEVSQTSKDKMDYEEQKVSDELMSESDSSSLSSTDAGLFTNDEGRQGDDEQSDWFYEKESGGACGITGVVPWWEKEDPTELDKNLPDPVFESILTGSFPLMSHPGRRGFQARLSRLHGMPSKTIKKSGGTTTSMVSTPGPVSNKRMVHFSPDSHHHDHWFSPGARTEHGQHQLLRDNRAERGHKKNCSVKTASRICRGKRSANPRKQHWKPNAPEYGLDTWVRPWTRWQGDR